The nucleotide sequence GCTGCCGCCCATGCCGTCCTTCTACCACGGCCCGCAGACCATCATGGACGTGGTGGACCAGACGGTCGGCAAGATCCTCGACCAGTTCGCCATCCCCCACGATCTCTTTCGCCGATGGTCCGGCAGCAATCACTGAGGCCCCGACGTCGCCACCTTTTCCCGCGCCGCTTCGTCCCGGCGGCGCGGCCCAGCCATCGAGGTTGTCATGCCCCAGCAGGATCTTGCGTCATTTGTCGCCGAACTGGAGTCCATCGGCCAGCTTGTGCGCATCGCCGAGGAAAAGCGGGTGGACGAGCTGCCCGCCGTCATGGAAGCCCACCCGGACAAGGCCGTGCTGGTGGAAAAGGTCAAGGACTGCGAGTTCCAGTTCCTGGCCGGCGCCTACTGCACCCGGGAGCAGTACGCCCACGCCATGAAGTGCGACCCGCGAAAGCTCGGCCAGACCATCGCCGGCCTGACCATCCGCCGGGAAAAGCCGGTCATCGTCGATACCGCGCCCTGCAAGGAAGTGATCCTCAAAGGCGACGACGTGGACATCACCCGGTTTCCCCTTTTTCTCTACCACCCCTACGACGGCCACGCCTTTATTCAGGACACCAACGTGGTGTCGCGCGACCCGGACACGGGGCTTATCAACTGGGGCATCTACCGGTTCATGTACCGGTCCAAAAACGAAACCAACGTAGACATGCGCAACGATTCCCACAACGGCCGCATCCTGGCCAAGAAGTACCAGGCGCGCGGCCAGGACATGCCTGTGGCCGTGGTCATCGGCGGGCCGACCCTGGATAAGATCGCCTCCATGTACTCCTTCCCCAGCGTGGATGACTGGGATATTCTCGGCGGCTTTTACGGGGAGCCGGCCAAGGTGGTGCGCTGCGAGACGAGCGACCTCACCGTGCCGGCCAATGCCGAGATCGTCATCGAAGGCCGCATGATGACCTCGGAAGGCTGGATCTACGACGAAGGCCCCTACGGCGAATACACCGGCACCTACGGCTCGGGCCTGCCGGCCAACTGCCGCTTCGTGGTGGACTGCATCACCTTCCGCAAGGGCGGCATCTACCAGTACGCCACCATCGGCGGCCTGCATCCCGGCCGCACCGACCTCATGATCTTCGACCCGACCATCGAGGCCGACATTTATACGGCCCTGGTCAACGCCGGCATCCAGGTCCTCGACGTCCACGCGCCCTACGGCGGCAGCCACAACATCGTCTACGCCCGCATCAAGGTGCGCGGCGGCGGCGACGCCAAACAGACCCTGGGCCTCATGCTCACCTGCTCGCGCCAGTGGTTTCCCAAGCTGGCCTACGTCTTTGACGAGGACATCGACATTTTCGACGACGACCAGGTCAAATGGGCCCAGGCCTGGCGCTACAACCCGCAGGTGGACACGGTCGTCATCCCGGACCTCAACATCCTGCCCCTGGACCCCCTCGCCCAGACCAACCATCCGCCCGTGCACACGCCCAAGGCGGGCTTTGACTGCACCATCCCCATCGTCGGCGACATCGACCGCTTCAGCTTCGAAAAATGCGCCGTATCCGACCCCCTGGGCGACCCCGGCCCGGTCGCGCCCCTGACCGAGGAGGCGCTCACCGAGGCCATGGCCGCCTATATCAAGGAAGCGCCGCGCATGTGGCGCGACATCCTCAAACACTTCCACGGCCAGCCCTATCCGCTCATTTACCGGGCCTTCGGCAACCTGCGCCCCAAACTCGGCCGGGTGGCCGACCGCCGGCCGGACTATCCCTACACCTTTGCCAACGCCTGTTTCGTCTACGAAAAGGGCAAGGACGGGAAATAGCTCCTGCCCGGCCGGGCGCAAACGTGGTCGCAACGTCAAGCCGGGCCGCTCTCCTGGCCGCCTGTCGCGGCGGAAGAGCGGCCCGCCGCCGCGAAATAACGCTCAGCGGCCCAAGGCGCACCAGATCCTCAGTCTTGTGCAGCCGGCCCACGCCCCGTAAAGAAAAAACCATGAAACGCATCATCATCGGCATTTCCGGGGCCAGCGGCGTGATCTACGGCGTCCGCCTGCTCGAAGTCCTGGGCGGCGTCGCGGACGTGGAGACCCATCTCATCCTCTCGTCCGGCGCGGCCGTCACCCTGGCTCTGGAGACGGACAAGACCCCGGCCGATCTGGCCGCTCTGGCGGGCGTGAACCACGATCCGGCCGATCTGGCCGCCGCCGTGTCCAGCGGCTCGTTTGCCGCCCACGGCATGGTCGTGGCCCCGTGCTCCATGAAAAGCCTGGCCCAGATCGCCTTGTCCCTCAATGACAACCTGCTGACGCGGGCCGCCGACGTGACGCTCAAGGAACGCCGCAAGCTCGTCATCGTGCCCCGCGAGACGCCCCTGCACCTGGGGCATCTGCGCCACATGGTCGCCCTGGCCGAGATGGGGGCGGTCATTTTGCCGCCCATGCCGTCGTTCTACCACGGCCCGCGAACCATCCTGGACGTGGTGGACCAGACCGTGGGCAAAATCCTCGACCAGTTCGCCGTACCCCACGAACTCTTCCGGCGCTGGGGCGGGCGGTGACACCGGAAGCCTTCGAGGCCGCCGTCCGGACGCTTTTTGCCGAAGTGGCGGCCATGACCCTGGCCACTTGCGCGCAGGGTCGGCCCTGGGCCAGCGACGTCTATTTCGCCCCCGACGGCTGGAAGCTCGTCTTTTTCTCGTCGCCGGCCAGCCGCCATTGCCGCAACCTGGAGGCCAACCCGGCCTGCGCCGCGACCATCCATCCGGTGGTCGCCTCCTGGCGCGACATCCACGGTCTGCAACTGGAAGGCCGGGTCGAACCCGTCGAAGGCCTCATCGCCATGGCCCAGGCCGCGGCCGTCTACTGCGCCAAATTCCCCTTTGCCAAGGCCCTGCTGGAAGCCCCTGGCGAGAGCGCCGCCAAGATGGCCCGCGTGCGGCCCCACGTCTTCATCCCCCAGTCCGTGCGCCTGACCGACAACCGGCAAGGCTTCGGCACGCGTTTTCTGCTGCGCCTGCACGATGGCCGCCCCCTGGGACCGCCAGAGCGGGATTCAGGCAATTGAACTGAAAAAACGACGGGCAACTGCCAATCCAGAAAACGTCGAACCCACCGTCCCAAGCGGTCCAGTCGCAGCCTGCCCCCAGGAAATCTTGCCAGGACAACCCTTGCCCCCATTGCTGCCTCGCACGGTTTGTTCTATGCTGGATGTGGAGTTGTCGAAAACGACACCATCAGCAATGCAAGACGAAACCGCACGGATGTTCTCGCCCCGGCGAGCCGCTTTGGACCATTGGTCCGCCCCAACAGCAGGCAAACAGCTCCTGGCGGTTCGCTCGTGACAACTTCTCAGCCCTCCGGGCGCGACACAGCCAAGCCCCGCCTCGGCCTGCCAGCGCTTCTCGTGTTGCTGTGCGCCCTGCTGCTGTCGCCTGCCGGCCGGAAATCCCAGGCTGCCCAGTCCGACACCCAACCTCCGGCCAAAGCCATCACCGTAGTCCTGGATCAGGATTATCCGCCCTACACCATCACCACGCCCGAGGGCGAAACCACGGGCATCCTCATTGACTACTGGAAGCTTTGGGAAAAAGTGACGGGCGTGCCCGTCACCTTGCGTCCCCTGGACTGGAACACCGCCCAGAATGAAATGCTCCAAGGCCGGGCCGACGTCATCGACACGCTGTTCCGCAATCCCGAACGGGACAAAATCTACAGTTTTTCCAAACCCTACGTCACCCTCGAAGTACCGATCTTCGTTCATAAGGATTTAAGCGGCATCAAGGACCTCGACACGTTGCGGGGATTTACCGTGGGCGTCAAACGCGGCGACGCCAGCGTGGACTACCTGTCCAGCCGGGGCATCCTGCCCCTGGCCGCCTTCGACGGCTACGAAGGCGTGGTCCAGGCCGCCCGCGACGCCCGGGTCAAGGTCTTTTGCGTCGACAAGCCTCCAGCCCTTTACTACCTCTACAAGTATGGCCTGGAAAACGACTTCCGCTTGGCCTTTACCCTCTACCAGGGCGAGTTCCACCGGGCCGTGCGCAAGGGCGACGAAGCCCTGCTCCAGCTCGTGGAAGACGGCTTTGCCCGCATCACCCCGGAACAGTACGAGGAAATCGACCGCAAATGGCGGGGGTCGGCGCTTTTTCCTTCCGCCACCATGCGTTACGCCCTGTGGGCCCTGGCCGTGGTGGCGGCGGCCGTGGCCGTGCTCGCGGCCGTCAACGCCGTGCTGCGCCGCACCGTGCGCCGCCAGTCCTCGCGCCTCGACCAGCTTCTGGTGGCCGTGGGCCAAAGCGAGGAACGCCACCGCGAACTCGTCCAAAGCGCCGCCAGCGTCATCCTGCGCCTGGACCACCAGGGCCGGGTGGTCTTCTGCAACGCCTTCGGCCTGGAGTTCTTCGGTTTTACCCTGGAGGAAATGATCGGTCGGGACATCGGACTCCTCATTGACCTGCCCGACGTCCCGGGGACCGAGGACAGCGCCGACGCCGCCTCCTGGCCGCAGGCCCTGACCGCCATCGCCCAAGCCCCGGAAAGCGCCGCCGCCCTGACCCGCCAGCACAGACGCAAAAACGGCGAACTCGCCTGGATCGCCTGGTCGTTGCGGGGCCTTCGCGCCGCCACGGGAGGGGTGAGCGAAATCCTGTGCATCGGTAACGACATCACCGAGCGCAAGCGCATCGAGGAAGCCCTGCGCGCCAGCGAGGCCCGCTACACTCTGGTCGCCAGGGGAGCCAACGACGGCATCTGGGACTGGGACCTGCGCACCAACATCGTCTACTATTCTCCACGGTATCTCGAAATTCTCGGCTACACCCCCGATGAGGTGCAAAGCCTCCTCGACGAATGGACCAAGCGCATCCATCCCGACGACGCCGAAAACGTCATCCGCGCCAACAAACGCTGCGCCGACGGCGAAGTGGACAACTTCGCCGTGGAATACCGGATGCGCCACAAAGATGGCGCCTACCGCTGGATTCTCGGCCGGGGAGCCAGCCTCAAGGACGAACGCGGCGTGGTCATCCGCATGGCCGGCACCCACACCGACGTCACTCGCCGCAAGCGCGACGAGGAAGCCCTGCGTGAAAGCCAGGACCAGCTCGCCAAAATCTTCCGCTTCACCCCCGTGGGCATTGCCATCACCACCCGGCGTGACGGCCGCATCGTGGACGTCAACGAGACCGGGGCCCGCATGTTCGGCCACGTCAAATCCGAAGTCATCGGCCGCACTGCCCACGAAGTCGGCCTGTGGCGGCGCACCGAGGAACGCGAGGCGCTGCTGGCCGAAATGGCCCGGGCCGGCTCCATCTTCGGCAAGGAACTCGACCTGCGCCATAAAAACGGCTCCACCGTCACCGTGCTGTATTCCGCCGTGGCCAACCACGCCTACGGCGAGCCCTGCATCCTGTCCGTGCTCGTGGACATCACCGAACGCAAGGCCATGGAACAGGCCCTGCGCCGCTCCAAGGAGGCCGCCGAGTCCGCCAACAGGGCCAAAAGCGAATTCCTCTCCACCATGAGCCACGAAATCCGCACGCCCATGAACACCATTCTCGGCATGGTCGACGTACTTGCCGGCACCTCGCTGACCAGCGACCAGACCCATGCCGTCAAGTCCATCGAACTGGCCGGAGCCGGCCTGCTCGGCCTGCTCAACGACATCCTCGACCTGTCCCAGATCGAGGCCGGCGGCATGGTCATCGAGGAAAAATCCTGCGACATCGTCGAGCTGACCACCCAGCTCGCCGACATGATGCGCCCCGACGCCGACCGCAAGGGCCTGGAGCTACGCCTGGAAATCCGAGGCGATCTGCCGCCGCGACTGTTCTGCTGCCCGGACCGCATCCGGCAAATCCTCGTCAACCTCCTGGGCAACGCCATCAAGTTCACCCAGCAGGGCCACGTCGTCCTGGAAGTCGCCAGCACCCCTTCCCTCACGGACGGCCCGCGCCTGCGCCTGGCCGTGCGCGACACCGGCATCGGCATCCCCGCCGACAAGCAGGCCGTCATTTTCGACCGTTTCACCCAAATAAACGCCTCGGCCAACCGCCAGTTCGGCGGCGTGGGCCTGGGGCTGGCCATCTGCAAAAAACTCGCGGAGCTCATGGGCGGACGCATAGCGGTGGAAAGCGCTCCCGGCCAGGGCTCCACCTTCACCCTCAGCCTGCCCCTGCGTCCCGCGCCCCTGCCGCGCCCCGCCGGCCTCCAGACCGCCATCCCGGTGAACCGCTCCGGCGGCGGCTCGGTGCTCCTCGTCGAGGACAGCCCCACCAACGCCGAAGTCATGCGGCTCATGCTCGAAGACACGCCCTTCCGCCTCACCTGGGCGCCCAGCGGCCAGGCCGCCCTGGCCGCCCTGGCCGACACGCCCTTCGACGTCATCCTCATGGACATCGAAATGCCCGGCATGGACGGCTACCAGACCACCGAGGCCCTGCGCCGCCAGGAAAAGGAACTCGGCCGGCCGCGCACCCCGGTGGTGGCCCTGACCGCCCACGCCTTCGAGGAACACCGCCTGCGCAGCCTCCAGGCCGGTTGCGACGATTTCCAGGTCAAGCCCATCCCCAAGTCGCGCCTGGTGAGCACCCTGGAGACCTGGCTGGCCCTGCGCCCCTAGTGTCGCCCGCCCACTCTCAGGGCAGCGCGCCCGGAGCGCCGCCGACCGGATGCGTGGCCGCGTACCACAGCGCCCACAGTCCAAAAGCCGTCACCAGCCCGCCAAACACCTTGCGGATGGCCCCCAGACGATCCAGCAGCCGGCGGCGCAGCATCTTGCCGCCAAGGGCTATGACCACCCACCAGGCCATGGAGCCGCAAAACACCCCGGCCGTCACCGCCGCCGCGTCGCCGGCCCCGGCCTCGGCCCGGCCCAGCCCGAAACCGGCGAAAATGGCGGCAAAGCCGGCCAAGGTCAT is from Solidesulfovibrio magneticus RS-1 and encodes:
- a CDS encoding UbiX family flavin prenyltransferase — its product is MKRIIIGISGASGVIYGVRLLEVLGGVADVETHLILSSGAAVTLALETDKTPADLAALAGVNHDPADLAAAVSSGSFAAHGMVVAPCSMKSLAQIALSLNDNLLTRAADVTLKERRKLVIVPRETPLHLGHLRHMVALAEMGAVILPPMPSFYHGPRTILDVVDQTVGKILDQFAVPHELFRRWGGR
- a CDS encoding PAS domain S-box protein codes for the protein MTTSQPSGRDTAKPRLGLPALLVLLCALLLSPAGRKSQAAQSDTQPPAKAITVVLDQDYPPYTITTPEGETTGILIDYWKLWEKVTGVPVTLRPLDWNTAQNEMLQGRADVIDTLFRNPERDKIYSFSKPYVTLEVPIFVHKDLSGIKDLDTLRGFTVGVKRGDASVDYLSSRGILPLAAFDGYEGVVQAARDARVKVFCVDKPPALYYLYKYGLENDFRLAFTLYQGEFHRAVRKGDEALLQLVEDGFARITPEQYEEIDRKWRGSALFPSATMRYALWALAVVAAAVAVLAAVNAVLRRTVRRQSSRLDQLLVAVGQSEERHRELVQSAASVILRLDHQGRVVFCNAFGLEFFGFTLEEMIGRDIGLLIDLPDVPGTEDSADAASWPQALTAIAQAPESAAALTRQHRRKNGELAWIAWSLRGLRAATGGVSEILCIGNDITERKRIEEALRASEARYTLVARGANDGIWDWDLRTNIVYYSPRYLEILGYTPDEVQSLLDEWTKRIHPDDAENVIRANKRCADGEVDNFAVEYRMRHKDGAYRWILGRGASLKDERGVVIRMAGTHTDVTRRKRDEEALRESQDQLAKIFRFTPVGIAITTRRDGRIVDVNETGARMFGHVKSEVIGRTAHEVGLWRRTEEREALLAEMARAGSIFGKELDLRHKNGSTVTVLYSAVANHAYGEPCILSVLVDITERKAMEQALRRSKEAAESANRAKSEFLSTMSHEIRTPMNTILGMVDVLAGTSLTSDQTHAVKSIELAGAGLLGLLNDILDLSQIEAGGMVIEEKSCDIVELTTQLADMMRPDADRKGLELRLEIRGDLPPRLFCCPDRIRQILVNLLGNAIKFTQQGHVVLEVASTPSLTDGPRLRLAVRDTGIGIPADKQAVIFDRFTQINASANRQFGGVGLGLAICKKLAELMGGRIAVESAPGQGSTFTLSLPLRPAPLPRPAGLQTAIPVNRSGGGSVLLVEDSPTNAEVMRLMLEDTPFRLTWAPSGQAALAALADTPFDVILMDIEMPGMDGYQTTEALRRQEKELGRPRTPVVALTAHAFEEHRLRSLQAGCDDFQVKPIPKSRLVSTLETWLALRP
- a CDS encoding UbiD family decarboxylase, producing the protein MPQQDLASFVAELESIGQLVRIAEEKRVDELPAVMEAHPDKAVLVEKVKDCEFQFLAGAYCTREQYAHAMKCDPRKLGQTIAGLTIRREKPVIVDTAPCKEVILKGDDVDITRFPLFLYHPYDGHAFIQDTNVVSRDPDTGLINWGIYRFMYRSKNETNVDMRNDSHNGRILAKKYQARGQDMPVAVVIGGPTLDKIASMYSFPSVDDWDILGGFYGEPAKVVRCETSDLTVPANAEIVIEGRMMTSEGWIYDEGPYGEYTGTYGSGLPANCRFVVDCITFRKGGIYQYATIGGLHPGRTDLMIFDPTIEADIYTALVNAGIQVLDVHAPYGGSHNIVYARIKVRGGGDAKQTLGLMLTCSRQWFPKLAYVFDEDIDIFDDDQVKWAQAWRYNPQVDTVVIPDLNILPLDPLAQTNHPPVHTPKAGFDCTIPIVGDIDRFSFEKCAVSDPLGDPGPVAPLTEEALTEAMAAYIKEAPRMWRDILKHFHGQPYPLIYRAFGNLRPKLGRVADRRPDYPYTFANACFVYEKGKDGK
- a CDS encoding pyridoxamine 5'-phosphate oxidase family protein, whose translation is MTPEAFEAAVRTLFAEVAAMTLATCAQGRPWASDVYFAPDGWKLVFFSSPASRHCRNLEANPACAATIHPVVASWRDIHGLQLEGRVEPVEGLIAMAQAAAVYCAKFPFAKALLEAPGESAAKMARVRPHVFIPQSVRLTDNRQGFGTRFLLRLHDGRPLGPPERDSGN